The Dokdonia donghaensis DSW-1 DNA window TAGCGTTTACTGTATTTTTAGGATTTCAGTGGCGTCATATGAGATTTACATATACGGAGGCAAATCTTCTGCCAGATGACCACGAGGTAAATCTAGAGTATCAAAATTTTAAAGATAAATTTGGCGAGGAGGGTAACCTCATCGTGCTAGGTATACAAGACGAGCGCCTATTTACGCCAGAAATACTTACCGCTTGGAACGAACTTTCGGCAAAAATTGCTCAGTCAGATGCAGTTGCACTTTCTTTATCACTTAAGGATTTAAAAATTCTAGACAAGCAAGAGGAGCCACAGCGTTTTGATCTTGTGCCTTTTATGACAGACAGTACGCTCACTACCGAGAGTGCTGCTAGTTACAGAAAGTTACTCTTTGACGATTTACCGTTTTACGAAAATCTCATTTATAACAAAGAGACGGGCACCGTGCGCTCTGCGGTATACCTCAAAAAAGATTTAATAAACACTCCTGCACGTAGAGACTTTGTGGTAAATGACCTCATCCCTGCCATTGCAGATTTTGAAGCTGCACACGATATTAAAGTTCGCACTAGTGGTATGCCTTACATACGCACGCTTAATGCTCAAAACATTATAGATGAGATAGGCATCTTTGTGGGGGCAGCATTGCTGGTGACTTCATTTATTTTTTTCTTCTTCTTTAGATCTTACAGAGCCACATTTATCTCTATGGTCACAGTGATTATAGGTGTGATGTGGGCTTTTGGATTTTTAGGATTACTAGGATATGAAATCACTGTACTTACAGCGATCATCCCGCCGCTTATTATTGTGATAGGGATTCCTAACTGTATTTTCTTAATAAACAAATACCAGCAAGAGTATAAAAATCACGGTAACCAAGTAAAGGCACTACAGCGAGTGATTACAAAAGTGGGTAACGCCACCTTAATGACTAACATTACTACGGCCTCTGGTTTTGGAACTTTTATCCTAACGGAGAGTTCGCTACTTAGTGAGTTTGGTGTCGTGGCGAGTATAAATATCATTGCCATATTTTTATTATGCCTCCTCATCATTCCTATTTTATATAGTTATATGTCTCCTCCTAAGGAGAAACACCTCAAGCACCTAGGTAAAAACTGGATAGAAGGTTTTGTAGACTGGATGGAACGTATGGTGCGCAACAGGCGTACAACCATTTATGCATCAAGTGTATTATTACTTGCATTAAGTATCATAGGGATCTATCAAATACGTATCTCTGGCTCGCTTATAGAAGATATGCCTAAAAAGGCTGGCTTCTACAAAGACATCAAGTTTTTTGAAGAAGAGTTTGATGGGATTATGCCGCTTGAGATTCTTATAGATACTAAGAAAAAACAAGGTGTAATGAAGCTCTCTACCCTCAAGCGAATGGAAGAGCTAAGCACTACTATAGAAGAGCAACCAGAGCTCTCTGCTCCTATCTCTATTGTAAATCTAGTAAAGTATGCAAAGCAAGCTTACTTTAATGGTAACCCTAAGTATTACCAGCTCCCTACCAGCAACGAGAGCAACTTTATACTGCCGTATGCAAAGAGTTTTGATAATGACGAAAACCTTATGGGAGCCTATGTAGACAGTACTGGGCAATATGCTAGAATCACTACATTTATGAAAGATGTAGGCACAGACAAGATGGAGCGTGCCGAAGAAAATATACAGCTCAAAATCGATAAACTCTTTCCAGAAGAGCGATATGAGGTAACAATGACGGGTACTGCTCTTGTTTTTCAAAAAGGAACAGATTACCTCGTGATGAACCTTGTGATAAGCCTATCACTAGCTATATTACTCATTGCATTATTTATGGCGTGGATGTTTAAATCACTACGTATGATTATTGTATCCCTTATCCCTAACCTACTGCCACTACTAGTTACAGCAGGTATGATGGGCTTTATAGGCATCCCTATCAAGCCATCTACGATTCTTGTTTTTAGTATTGCCTTTGGGATCTCTGTAGATGATACAATACACTTTCTTGCCAAATACAGACAAGAACTCAAGGCAAACAAGTGGAAGATTAAAAAGTCTGTATATGCCTCGCTACGTGAGACGGGAGTAAGTATGTTCTACACTTCTATTGTACTTTTCTTTGGCTTCTCGGTATTTATGATAAGTAGTTTTGGCGGTACAGTGGCTCTAGGCGGTCTTGTAAGTGCAACGCTATTATTTGCAATGCTTGCAAACCTTCTATTATTACCATCACTCCTACTCTCTCTTGAGTCTGAAATTGCAAATAAAGATGTCTTTAAGGAACCTGCACTTCAAATTGTAGATCGTGAAGGTGATGAAGATACGGCTGGTACTAAAACTAAAAACAAGCAATAAGCCTGCAAACACATAATAGTGACTAATACACTTTTATAAAGCTAAGCGCTAGCGCGTATCTTTGTAAAAAAAGGCAATGCTAGATCAATATTTTGACGAGTTAAAAAAGGAACTTTCCCTAGGTATTAATAAAAAAGGGCATCCTTTTAGATACGTTACTTTAGGTACGGTAGATGCAGATGGCATCCCGCAGCTACGCACCGTAGTACTGAGGCAAGTACAAGACGACCTCTCGCTACGTATCTATACAGATAGCAGGTCTTCAAAAATCGCTCAGCTGTTACAAAACCCTACGGCCAGTTTACTTTTTTATCACCCTAAAAAGTTACTTCAGGTCAAGGTGACCGCTACGGCAAGCATTATTACAGATCCAACAGAGCTTGCCAAATACTACACGGGTGTGCAACCTAATTCAAAAAAAGATTATACCACCGCACAGCCTCCTGGAGCTACCCTTTCAAATCCAGATGAAGTCTCTTATCTAGAAGCGACGCATTTTTTTACCATTATAGCATTTGCTCCTACACAGATAGAATACCTTCAGCTTAAGAGGCCTAACCACATACGAGCATCGTTTACAAAGACTAATGATGAGTGGGAAGGACGCTTTATAAATCCTTAAAATTACGCTTTCGCGAAAGCGTACTAAAAACCCACATTACCACCGCGCACAGCTAGCTCAAGTTAGGGTGTTTTACCTTACGCCCTACGGCAAAAAACTTTTATATTTGCCCACTGTCAAGCAAACCCGAAAAAATAACACATATGACACATACACCTATAGTAGAATTACTGAGTAGTGATTCTATTCATCAAGAATTTACCGTAAAAGGGTGGGTACGATCTTTTCGTGCAAACCAGTTTGTAGCTCTTAATGATGGCTCTACGATAAATAACCTACAGTGTGTGGTTGATTTTGAAAATACAGATCCTACGTTACTTAAACGTATTACCGTAGGTGCTGCAGTGGCTATTACTGGTACCCTAGAAGAAAGTCAGGGTGGAGGACAACGCGTTGAGATTAAAGTAAAAGAAGTAGAGATAGAAGGTGATGCAGATCCAGAGGAGCTTAAAAAAACCATCTTATCGCCTAAGCGTCACACGCTAGAAAAGCTACGTGAGCAAGCACACCTAAGAGTACGTACAAATACCTTTGGGGCAATTATGCGTTTACGCTCTAAGCTCTCTTTTGCAATACACGAGTACTTTAATAAAAACGGATACTACCACGCACACACACCTATTATAACTGGTAGTGATGCAGAGGGTGCTGGTGAGATGTTTCGCGTAAGCGCACTAGACCCAGAAAACCCACCACGTAAGGAAGATGGGACTATAGATTATAGCAAAGACTTTTTTGGCAAAGAGACCAATCTTACGGTATCTGGACAGCTAGAAGGAGAGACCTACGCGCTAGGACTAGGTAAGATTTACACCTTTGGACCTACTTTTAGAGCAGAAAATAGTAACACCTCGCGTCACCTTGCAGAGTTCTGGATGGTAGAACCAGAGATGGCTTTTTGTGATCTTGATGGTAATATGGACCTCGCCGAAGATTTTATCAAATATGTGATAAACTATGCGCTAGAAAACTGCCAAGACGACCTTGCCTTTCTAGAAGAGAGACAGACTAAAGAAGACCAATCTAAGCCTGCGGCAGAGCGTGCTGCAATGCCACTACGTGAGAAACTTCACTTTATAGTAGATAACAACTTTAAACGTGTGAGCTACACAGAGGCGATAGACATCTTACGTAATAGTAAGCCTAACAAGAAAAAGAAATTTAAATACCCTATAAACGAGTGGGGCGCAGATTTACAGTCTGAGCACGAGCGTTTTCTGGTAGAGAAGCACTTTAAGTGCCCTGTTATCTTATTTGACTACCCGGCAAATATCAAAGCTTTCTATATGCGTCTTAACGAAGATGGTAAGACCGTACGAGCGATGGATGTACTCTTCCCAGGTATAGGTGAGATGGTAGGAGGATCACAACGTGAGGAACGCCTGGATGTACTTAAAGAAAAAATGGCAGCCTTAGACATCTCTGAGGAGGAGCTTTCTTGGTACCTAGACACGCGTAAGTTTGGAACGTGTACACATAGTGGTTTTGGCCTTGGTTTTGAGCGCCTTGTACTCTTTGTGACTGGTATGACAAACATACGCGACGTGATACCTTACCCACGTTTTCCAGGTCACGCAGAGTTTTAGAAAAAAGTTTTTTAGTACGCTTTCGCGAAAGCATACACACCGCATAAAATCCAATGTACTTAGGTATGTTGGATTTTTTTGTGTGAAAGAGATCGCTTACTCGGGTGAAACATCCTCCCTAGCCCTCCTTAGAAGGAGGGGACTTTAATAACGTTAGGTTCAATTTCGAGTTCAGCTTCAATTTCGAGTTCAGCTTCAAGTTCAAATTCAACTTTTCTTAATTGATGCGTGCTTACTCTTGCGAGACATCCTCCCTAGCCCTCCTTCGAAGGAGGGGACTTTAGTTGAGATTTAGAAACAAATTCGGCTTTGGTCATCTCGACGAAAGGAGAGATCTCATTATCTAGCTCAGGGGAGGTTGCTTACTCGTCGTTCT harbors:
- the asnS gene encoding asparagine--tRNA ligase — protein: MTHTPIVELLSSDSIHQEFTVKGWVRSFRANQFVALNDGSTINNLQCVVDFENTDPTLLKRITVGAAVAITGTLEESQGGGQRVEIKVKEVEIEGDADPEELKKTILSPKRHTLEKLREQAHLRVRTNTFGAIMRLRSKLSFAIHEYFNKNGYYHAHTPIITGSDAEGAGEMFRVSALDPENPPRKEDGTIDYSKDFFGKETNLTVSGQLEGETYALGLGKIYTFGPTFRAENSNTSRHLAEFWMVEPEMAFCDLDGNMDLAEDFIKYVINYALENCQDDLAFLEERQTKEDQSKPAAERAAMPLREKLHFIVDNNFKRVSYTEAIDILRNSKPNKKKKFKYPINEWGADLQSEHERFLVEKHFKCPVILFDYPANIKAFYMRLNEDGKTVRAMDVLFPGIGEMVGGSQREERLDVLKEKMAALDISEEELSWYLDTRKFGTCTHSGFGLGFERLVLFVTGMTNIRDVIPYPRFPGHAEF
- a CDS encoding efflux RND transporter permease subunit — its product is MAKFLSKGFWESVASIILRNRPLIIILVLAFTVFLGFQWRHMRFTYTEANLLPDDHEVNLEYQNFKDKFGEEGNLIVLGIQDERLFTPEILTAWNELSAKIAQSDAVALSLSLKDLKILDKQEEPQRFDLVPFMTDSTLTTESAASYRKLLFDDLPFYENLIYNKETGTVRSAVYLKKDLINTPARRDFVVNDLIPAIADFEAAHDIKVRTSGMPYIRTLNAQNIIDEIGIFVGAALLVTSFIFFFFFRSYRATFISMVTVIIGVMWAFGFLGLLGYEITVLTAIIPPLIIVIGIPNCIFLINKYQQEYKNHGNQVKALQRVITKVGNATLMTNITTASGFGTFILTESSLLSEFGVVASINIIAIFLLCLLIIPILYSYMSPPKEKHLKHLGKNWIEGFVDWMERMVRNRRTTIYASSVLLLALSIIGIYQIRISGSLIEDMPKKAGFYKDIKFFEEEFDGIMPLEILIDTKKKQGVMKLSTLKRMEELSTTIEEQPELSAPISIVNLVKYAKQAYFNGNPKYYQLPTSNESNFILPYAKSFDNDENLMGAYVDSTGQYARITTFMKDVGTDKMERAEENIQLKIDKLFPEERYEVTMTGTALVFQKGTDYLVMNLVISLSLAILLIALFMAWMFKSLRMIIVSLIPNLLPLLVTAGMMGFIGIPIKPSTILVFSIAFGISVDDTIHFLAKYRQELKANKWKIKKSVYASLRETGVSMFYTSIVLFFGFSVFMISSFGGTVALGGLVSATLLFAMLANLLLLPSLLLSLESEIANKDVFKEPALQIVDREGDEDTAGTKTKNKQ
- a CDS encoding pyridoxamine 5'-phosphate oxidase family protein, which translates into the protein MLDQYFDELKKELSLGINKKGHPFRYVTLGTVDADGIPQLRTVVLRQVQDDLSLRIYTDSRSSKIAQLLQNPTASLLFYHPKKLLQVKVTATASIITDPTELAKYYTGVQPNSKKDYTTAQPPGATLSNPDEVSYLEATHFFTIIAFAPTQIEYLQLKRPNHIRASFTKTNDEWEGRFINP